The following nucleotide sequence is from Actinomycetota bacterium.
AGCGAGACCGTCTCGGCCCCAAGGACCTTGCAGCTTCCGCCCGAGGTCGAGACGCTGCTGCCCGGCACGATCGGCCCACTGATCTAGGCATCGACACCAATAAACCGGCCCGCCGGACGTGGCCGGTATAATTCTGCTTCTCCAGAAGCATCCGGTGAGCTCGAAAGGAACTTTCTGGAACCCACCGACCACCCCGAGGCGGAACACGACCCTCAGGACCAATCCGGCACTGCGCTCGATCCCGATAGCGCGGCGGCCCCAACGGCCGCGGAGTCCGACGCCCAAGAACCCGTAGCCGGCGCCGCCGAGTCCGGCGACCAGCCGGCCGCCGAGCCCACGCCGGAGCCCGATCCTCAGGAGACGTTGGTGGAGCCGGGCCCGGGGGCCGCTGCTGCGGTGGTGGAGGACGACGATGTCCTCGAGGCGGAAGAAACCGTGGACCCTGAGCCAGCGGGTGAGCGGCTGAGAAGGCGCCGGGAACCAATCCACGAGCCTCGATCCCGGGTCCGCAAGTTTGTCTACCTCGTGGTCGCCCTGATGCCGTTCGTCGCCTTCATCCTGCTACTCCCACGGGGCGGCGGGATAACCGACGAGGAGCCGGAGAACGACCCAACGCCGACCCCGAGCCTGATCACCAGCACCACCGGGGTCCAGCTTGCCTTCCCCTTCGACATGTCGCCCACGCCCGTCACGCTCGACGCCTCGCCCTCCCCCGCAGCCGAAGATATTCCCCTCGAGGCGCCGGGCAGCACGCAGTGGTCGGATGGAGCAGACAACGACCGGGACGGCAGGATCGACATCGCCGACTCGGGGTGCACCGGCACGCGGGACAACTCGGAGTCGCCCAACCCGGTGCGCCGGACGGCCGCACCGCCGCCTCCCCCTCCCCCGCCGATGCCGGCCCCTGCGCCCGCTCCCGCCTCGCCCGAGCCGCCTCCCGCGCCTCAGTCACCCGACCCGGATCCCCTGCCCCCTCCCGCGCCACCCTCCGCTAATGACTGCAAGCCTCCGTTCGATCAAATCCCGGGCTGTCCAGCTGCCCCAGATACCGAGGACGAGGATGAGGATCGGGATGAATAGACCGACCGTTATACTGGGCGCCAGACCGGTACTGGCTATCCGAAAGGTCTCCTCCTGAACTCAAGCGTTGAATTCGTCCGTGCATCGATGTCCCCCGACACTTCCGAACGCGAGGGCGGCCGATGAACATGGACCGGCTCAAGGACGGGTGGCTCGACTTCACCGACCGCATCGCCAGGCTGGACCTCCCGCCGTTTCTGAAGCTCGGCCTTCTGATCGCCGTGGCGGTCTTGCCCTTTGCCGCCTTCGTGGCCCTGCAGGACGATAGTGAGCCGGAGGCCGAGCCATCTCCGCTTCAGCAGGCAGCAATCGACACGAGCCAGCAGGTCCCTCTGATCTTCCCGTTCGGGGGAAACCCCGAGCCGGTGACGCCGGTGGTTGAGCCTGAAGTCGTCGAGATGAGCCCCAGCCCCGAGCCCACCCCGACCAGGTCTCTCGCAGTCACCCAGTGCTCGAACGGCAGGGACGACGACAATGACCGAATGGTCGACCTGAAGGACCCGGGCTGCTCGTCGCGCACCGACACGACGGAGTCGCCCAACCCGGCGAGCCCTAGGCCCCCTGCGCCACCTCCGCCCCCGCCTCCGGCTTCTCCGCCGGCGCCTCCCCCAGCGTCACCACCGGCGCCCCCGCCCCCGCCGCCTGCTCCGGTTCCCCCCTCCATCCCGCCGGCGCCTCCGTCTCCGACGGGTCCGCCGCCACCCGAGTGCAGCGACGGCCAAGACAACGACGACGATGGAAACATCGACATGGACGATGTCCTCTGCCGCAACCCCCAGGACGACAGCGAGTAGCGGCACCGTCCCCGGCTGACTTGGGGCGTGCAGCTAATGGGTTGAATCAGGGGGACTTGCGCGCTGGGTAGCCGCAGTCCGGGTGGCCTAAGGCTTCTTGGAGCCCTTGAACATCTTGCGGAGCTTCTGGGTGACATCCGGAGGCAGGACCACGCCGTTGTTCTGGGACCTGATCACCTTGAGCAGCTTGATGAAGATCAGGACCAGGGCCACGAACACGAACACCTGGCCCGCTACGAGCAGCGCAATCCAGCCGGGGGCGAGGTCGGCCATAAGTTCGCCTACCTTTGGAAGGAGGCGATAGCGGCCTCATACGCGGTTGCCTGCTCCGGTGTCAGCACATGGCCAAGGCGCAGCAGGACCACGCCATTGCTGTACTGGTACTCGGGAAAGGCAGCGGGAAACTGCTGGCGAGCGAGCTCCAGGGCCTTCTTGCGGTCCTCCAGCTCTCCGGGGTTGCCGAAGATCTCGACGATTCCGCCCGAGTTCTGAAAGCTGATCACGTCCTGGCCCTGCTGCAGGACCAGTGGAAGCCTGGTGTCCTGGAAAATTGCCTTGCCGATGTACTGGCCGGGGCGTCCAAGCCGGCTCACCGGATCGGTCTCGGCGTTGTAGACATTCACCCGTCCGATGGGCAAGCCCGACGCCTTTAGGTGCTCAACGACCGCTCCTGCGTCGATCTGGCCTGTTCCCCCGGTTGTGCCGGGAGTCTTCAGCTCGAACTCGTCGTCCTCGCTTGGAGCATTCTGCTGGCACGCAGCCGCCAGGCAAACCACGAGCAACCCGATCACGATACGACCAAAGAACTTACCGGACAGCAGACCTATCACCCCACTTAGAGATTTTGGACGGTCGGGCCGGACGTGACCCGGACGATTACAGGTTAATCGGTTTTGGACCTGTGACAAAAATCAGGCCCAAGCAAGCGGAATGCTTGCTTGGGCCTGATTGAAGCTAGTTACAAGGCGGCTGCTCTGTTTAGAGAGGCAGTCCTCCGCCTCCGCTGAGGATTCCGCCGAGGAGGTCGTCAATGTCAAGGTCGAGGTCGCCCAGCAGGCCGTTCAGGAGATCGCTCCCGCTGAGGAGGTCGTTCAGGGTCTCGCCCAGGTCCAGGACATCCGTCAGTGCAATGTCCGGGTTGCTCAACAGACATGCAAGCAGTCCGCCTTCGCAGGCTTCGACGTTGTCGTTGTCATTGTCGTTGTCGTTATCGATTGGTACCGGGATGAAGGTGAAGCCCGGGTTCGGGATGAGGTTCCCGCCGCCGATGATTGTCGGGGTGCAGATGGTACCGACGCAGTTGAAGTTACCGGAGCACTGCAGGGTTCCACAGGTGAGGTCGATGTCGCTGGTGTTGGTGGAGTTGCCGCTGGCCTGAGCGGAGTTGGGTCCGGCTACGGCTGCAGATGCGCTGCTGCCGGTGCTGTCCATGTCCAGGCTCTGAGCGCCGCCGGCAACCTGAACGCCGGTTGCGCCAACACCGGAGGTGGTGGTGCTGGCCGAGTGGCCGGGCGTGGTAGCGGTGGAGGTGCTCTGCGTGCTGCTGGTGTTGTTGACCACAACGGTCTGCGCTTGAGCCACAGCAGGCAGCAGTAGTACTAGTGCTGCCCCTAGGACAAACACCATGAGTTTCATTCTCGTCATTCGTCTACCTCCCCAAGAACTGCAAATTCAAATTAAGCGTCGCATATACAGGTATGGCGCAATCCTCGCACTTTGCCTGTACTTATTCAATGAGTAATGTTTCGGGCTCTTGAACTACCCAAACTTCCGAGACCGAACCTTTTTCTGTCGGTCCCTTTTCTATCACACTCGGATTGCGGGCCACCGGTGATCGCGGAGCCAAAAGGCCCTATTAATGGTTAGTTTCAGAGCATTCGAGGGTCGCTTTACCACGATGAGTGGTCGTCGCAGCACAGTGCGCTGGAGCGTTCGCAACAATTTATGAAAACATGGCTTTAAGTAGCCAAACAAGCTTGGACTGCGACACCCCCCGCAGAGTATGCTTCGACCCGTGGTTACGGCCACTTACCTGGACCCCTTGGGGTCCGGGCCAAATTCATACTCAAAACTCAAAATTCGCAGTACCTGACGGAAGGGGAGCAGATGCAGCCCAGTTTGAAGCGAAGCCGCCTAGTTCTAATGTCGCTGATGGTTTGTGGGGCTCTGTTCTTTGCAGCACCCGCCATCGCACAGACCATTCTCGGAACTTTCACCACCAACAGCAGCGGCGCCTTCTCGGGCGCTGTCACCATTCCGGCAGGGACCGCACCGGGCCTCTACGACATCATTGCAACCGGCACCGGCCCTCTTGCGTCCCCCTACCCCCCGACCACCGGCGGCCTCAGCGTTTCCCGCACGGTCGTTGAAGCCGGCGACAGCATCACCGTCGCAGGCTCCGGCTTTGCCCCCAGCACCACGGTCACCGTAAGCCTGAGCGCTCGCCTCTCCGCAGCTTCCAACCTGACGATTGCCCAGGTCAGCAGGACGCTTACCGCCCGTATCCGGGTGGTTGCTCCGGGCACCGGCACCGGCGGCGCAGGCGGCAGCGTGATCATCAACAACGACAACCGGGTCACCTGCACCAGCAACGCCTCGGCCACCGCCGCGGCGAACTACACCATCGCTCAGACCGGCGGAAGCATCAACATCAACAACAACAACTCCGCCAAGTGCGAATCCACCGCCAGCGCAGTCAAGGCCATTGCAACGACTCCCGTGGCCACGCCTGTAACCAAGACCCTCGCCCGCACCGGTGTCGACGCTCTGCCGCTTCTGGCAGCTGCACTCGCCACCATCCTGCTGGGTTCGGTTCTGCTGAGCGCCGGTCGTCGCCGTGGTCGCTTCGAGGGCTCACTCGGTTCTGCGTAGCACCTCTTCGCAGCTATAATCGAGCAGCTTCGAACGCGCCCGAAGCTCGTAAAGTTTTAAGGCGAAAGGGCGTAGACCTTGGAACTTCGTGACTATCTGCGCATCCTGTGGGGTCGCCGCTGGCTTATCGCCCTATGCCTGGCGCTCGCCGCAGGAACCGCTTTAGGGTTCTCGGCTCGGATCACACCCACCTACGCCGCGACGGCGAAGGTGTTCGTGGGGCCCAGGACGGTGGAGAAGAACGATGCCGCCGCCGTCCTGCAGGAGCTGACCGCTTCCCAGCAGTACGTCACGTCGTACGCCGAGATCCTCAAGAGCCGCCCGCTGGCGGAGCTGGTCGTCCAAAAGACCGGCTCCCCTCTTACGGCGTCCGAGCTCAGCGAAAAGACGGAGACCAAGATCCTGCCGGACACCCGGCTGATCGAGGTCACGGTCACGGACACCAACGCCTCCCGGGCCGAGACCTACGTCAACGAGCTGGTCGATTCTTTCGTTGCCGACGAGGGCAACCTGTTCGGCGGAGGAGGGGCCATAACCGCCTCGGTCTTCGAGCGGGCGCTAAAGCCCGCCGACCCGGTTAGCCCCAAACCTCTGCAGAACGGCGTCATCGGGGGACTGCTCGGGCTGATGCTCGGAGTGGGCATCGCCTTTGTGCTGGAGCAGCTGGACACCACCCTTCGCAACAAAGAGGACGTGGAGAAGATCCTCGCCCCGATTCCGGTCATCGCCTCCATCCCTCTTTCGCCGACCACCAAAGAGCGATCGTTGTTCATGGAGTCCGACACCAACTCACCTCAGGCTGAAGCCATCCGAATACTGCGGACCAACATCCAGTTCTTCTCGGTCGACCGCCCGGTCAACCGGGTCCTGGTGACCAGCCCGTTCGCCGGAGACGGCAAGACCACCGTGGCCTCCAACCTCGCCGTCGGCATGGCGGCAGTGGGCTCCTCGGTCCTGCTAATTGAGACCGACCTCCGCAAGCCGGTGCTGAACAAGATGTTCGGCGGCCCCCAGTCCCCCGGCCTTTCCGACGTGCTGTCCGGCCAGTCGTCGCTCTCCGACGCCATCCGCCGGACCCGGATCCCCAACCTCTCGATCATCGTGGCCGGCCCCACTCCGCCGAACCCGTCCGAGCTGCTGGGCAGCGAGCGGATGGCCGACCTGATCAACACGGTCTCCGACATGGTCGACATCGTCATTCTCGACACTCCCCCGGCACTTCCGGTCACCGACGCAGCCGTGCTCGCGCCTCACACCGACGGCGTGATCCTGGTGGTCCGGGCCGGCCAGACTCACGCCCACAAGGCGCTGGACGTCACCAAGAACTTCGAGCGCCACGACGTGCGGGTCCTGGGCGTCGCCATCAACGGCGTCGAGCGGGAGATGGACGGCGGCTACTACTACCGCTACACCTACGGCCGTGAGGACGAGAAGGGCGGCAACCGCAGGCGCGGCCGGGAAGCCATGGGCGAGTTTGACGACCTGAAGGCTCCCCCCGTGCGGCCCGCACACCGCCCGGCAGCGCCCAAGCCGGCAGCCCCACCGGCGGCACGCAGGCCCAATGGATCGCCGGGGCCGGCGTTTCGTCCGGACCGGGCCCGTCCGGGTGTCAAACCTCCGTCACGCAGAACTCCCGCAGGGCGAACCGCCGACGAGGCACGCAACGCCGCCTTCCGGGCGAAGCTGCGGAGCAGCCTCGGCGAGCCCGACGAGGACGAGTACCGCTAGAGCTACTTAGGGGACGGCGTCCCCGGGGTCGTCCGCACCGCCGGGATCTTCTGTCACACCCAGCTCGTCGGCGTCCGTCAGGTCCAGATCGTCTTCTGCCACTGCATTTCCCCCTGCCCTGCGCCTGCCTCTACGCCGGCGCCGGCTGGAACGCTGGCGGGCGGCCGGGGCCTCGCCATCGACCTCCGGTTGAGCTTCCGCAGTCTGGGGAGAAGGCTCCGGCGGCTTGACCTCGAGCGAGGGATCGGTGTGCTCCTCTGGAGCCGGCACCTTGATGATCAGGCGGTACTCCTGAGGGGTCGTGGGGACCCCGTACTCACTCTGAAGGGCCCCGATGAGATCGTCCAGGTCCGTACCGTCGGGAGGCAGGGTCTTCAGGCTGGTCGGCAGCGAGCTCATCGAGTCGAGGACCGATGTCTCGCGGGCTGCGGACCTGCCGTGGGATCGGCGGCGCCCGCCCGGGTGTTGTTGCTCCCGCGGCTCCGACAAGTCCTGATTAGCGCTCCGCTGGCCTTCCGGAGCGCCTGGGCCGCGCCGGCCCCTCTTGCTCTTGCGGCGCCGTCCTCCTCGCGACATGGGTCCTAGGCGGGCTGGCGGTCCTCGAAGGGCACCGTGTTGGCGTCCCTCCAGAGCCGCTCGATGCCGTAGAACTCCCGTTCTTCGGCGTGGAAGATGTGGACGACGATATCCAGGTAGTCGAGCAGAACCCACCGGTTGTCCTTCTCGCCTTCGCGACGGTAGGTCTTGACCCCGTTCTCCAACATCTGACGCATCACTTCATCAGCAATTGTTTTCACCTGGCGCTCGGTGTTCCCCGAGCAGATAACGAAGTAATCGGTGATTCCGATCAGCGGTTCGACTTCCAGAATGAGAATGTCGCCGGCCTTTTTTGCCGACGCTGCCTCTGCTGCAATCAGCGCCTTGGAACGGGATTCCTTGTGGATTCGCATCACCCCTTTAGTGAGTAACTGGTACCCCTAGCATAGCTGGCGGCTCACCCATCGGTTCGGTACAAACCGCGCTCGTCGATGAATTCCCGCACTTCACGGGGCAGAAGGTACCGGATAGTCCGGCCTTCGGCCACCCGCTTCCGGATATCGGTCGACGAGATGGCAAGGGCCGGAATCTCCATCACGCTCACCCGGTCCCGGAACAGCTCCCGGTGCTGGTCGCTGAGCGAGTAGCTCGGACGGTTGGCGGCGATGAAGTGAGCCTCGTCCAGGACCGCCTCCGGGTCCTTCCAGGTGAGGATCTCGGCGACCGCATCGGTTCCGGTGATGAAAAACAGCTCTGCCTGTTCCCCATAGAACGCCCGGAATGCGCGGAGGGTGTCGACGGTGTAGGTCGGCCCGCCGCGGTCGATGTCGATCCGGGAGACCGAGAAGTGGCAGTTGGACGCCGTGGCCAGCATGGTGAGCAGGTAACGGTCCTCGGCCGCCGACACATCTCTTTTCTGCCACGGAGCCCCGGCAGGAACGAAAACCACCTCGTCGAGGCGGAACTGCATCCGCGCCTCCTCGGCGCACACCAGGTGGCCGTTGTGAATCGGGTCGAAGGTGCCGCCCATGATGCCGATGCGGCGGGGGGCTTCCGTACCGGTCAAGGCACCACCGGCGGAAGAGGTCCGGTGGTCTCCTCCCCGGGGTCGTACGGTTCCGGCTCAGGGTCGTCCTCCCCCAGAAGCAACCTGGTGATCAGCCGGTAGACCTCCTCGGCCCGGGGCAGGTAGGTCAGGGTGGCCAGGCTCAACTGCTCACCTGCGGCGTCCAGCTTCAGGTCGCCGTATCCGAAGATCCGCCCGAAGATCGACCGGTTGAAGCTCGTCTCCGCCACCCGGGCCAGCCGCACCGCGCTGACGTTCACCGAGATGAGCCCTTCGAGCAGCAGCACCCGCTCGTCGGTGACCACGTAGTAGGACTTCCACCACACCATGGCCTTGTAGACCAGGTACCCCGTCATGGCCAGCGACAGCAGGAGGACGATCTGGTCGATCACCGGGATCGGGTTACCCTCGGTGAGCACGAACGAGATGAGCCCCGTGACGACCAGGGTCCCCATCCATATGAGAATGGGTTTCATCAGAAGGACCGGGTGGCGCCGGGTGGTTCGCAGGATCCGCTCGCCGGGCGCCAGGTAACGGCTGGTGCCGCGGAGGCGGGGGTTCTTCATTCCGGGCTCTTTCGCTTAGCGGATCGATCAAAGTTGTTTCCATAGGATAAAGACTCTTAACGCATGAAACCGCGCAACCCGCCCCGCCTCGCCGTTTTCCTACTCCTCGCCGCCGTGGCGGTTATGCCGGCGTGCAACAGATCGTGGGAGACGGGACGCAACAGCGGCGACCTCCCCAAGGGCACCCTGGAGATTGCGGGCGAGGAGCGGTTGGTCCTCGAGGTCGACCTGGCCCTGACCGGCAGCGCACAGGCCCGGGGCCTAATGGAGGTCGAACAGATCCCCGACGACTACGGGATGGTGTTCTTGTGGTCCGACTCGGCGAAGCACTCGTTCTACATGAAGAACACTCTGATCCCGCTGGACATCGCCTGGTGGGACGCCGAGGGCGACATCGTCGACATCCAAACCATGCAGCCCTGCACCGAAGACCCGTGCAAGACCTACGTCCCCGCCGGCACCCACGTGGGAGCGGTCGAGGTCAATGCGGGGCTTTTGGCGGAGGCCGGCGTAGAGGTCGGGGACAAGGTCACGCTGACCCGGGCGACATAGCTGCTATTAGTGACGCAGGTGCCAGACGTCCGGGGCGACCAGCTCGTCCGAGGCGGCGGGGCCCCAGGTGCCGGCCGGGTAGGGCTCGGTCGGGCTCTTCGGAAGAATCTTCTCTACGATCTGCCACGACCGCTCGATCTCGTCGGCCCGGGTGAACAGGGTCGCGTCGCCGATCATGGCGTCCAGGATCAGCCGCTCGTACGCCTCCGCGGGGGCGCTCATGAACGACTCGTCGTAGTCGAAGTCCATGTCGACCGGAGCCACCTTCATGTCCGGGCCCGGGACCTTGGCGCCGAAGGTGAGGGTGATGCCTTCGTCGGGCTGGACCCGGATGGTCAGGTGGTTCCGCTCCGGGCGGTCGAGGCCGGACGCCTCGAACAACAGGTGGGGGGCGCCGTGGAAAAACACCGTGATGGTGGTGGCCCGGCGGGGCATCCGCTTGCCGGTCCTGAGGTACACCGGCACGCCGGCCCAGCGCCAGTTGTCGATGCTGACCTTCATGGCCGCGAACGTCTCGGTCATCGAGTCGGGCGCCACGCCCTCCTCCTCCTTGTAGCCCGGCACCGCCCGGCCGTCGACCACGCCTGAGGTGTACTGGCCTTTGACCGTCTCGGCCGGGTCGATCGGGCGGACCGACCGCAGCAGCTTGACCTTCTCGTTCCGGATCGACTCGGCGTCGAACAGAGCCGGGGGCTCCATCGCCAGGGTAGCGAGGAGCTGGAGCATGTGGTTCTGGACGATGTCGCGGATCGCGCCCGCGCCCTCGTAGAAGCTGCCTCGTCCCTCCACCCCCACCGCTTCGGAGACGTCGATCTGAACCGACTCGACGTAGCTGCGGTTCCAGATCGGCTCGAACATGCCGTTGGAGAACCTAAAGACCAGGATGTTCTGGACGGTCTCCTTGCCGAGGTAGTGGTCGATACGGAAGACCTGGCGTTCCTTGAAGACCCCGTGCAGCACCGAGTTGAGGTCCTCGGCGGTCTGCTGGTCGTAGCCGAAGGGCTTCTCGACCACGATCCGCGCCCGGTCCGCCATGTCCATCTCGCCGATGCAGTGTGCGATCTCGGGAAATGCCGACGGCGGCGTGGCGCAGTAGTAGAGGCGGCCGCCCTGGGTGCCGTACTGGGCGTCGACCTCCTCGAGGTACTTGCGGAAGTCGACCCAGCGTTCCGGGTCCCCGTAGCTTCCGGAGAAGTAGTCGAGGTGCTCCTTGAACGGCCCCCAGTAGCGCTCGGCGATGCCCGACCGGCTGTGCTTGGAAACCGCCTCCCGCATGTTGGTGCGGAACTCGTCCTTGGTCATCGGCGTGCGCGCAAAGCCCACCACGGCAAAGTTGGCCGGCAGCAGGTTCTCCCGGTACAGGTTGTACAGGGCCGGTATGGCCTTGCGCTTGGTGAGATCTCCGGACGCACCGAAGATAACGATGACCTGGGGGTCGGGTCGCTCTAAGCCCACCTGGGGCCTCCCCCGGAAAGCGCCCGGTTAGACAGAGGCGACGGCGTTGACCGTGAGCTCAATCGGCTCGGAGCGGATGTCGTCCACCACGAAGACCAGGTCGCAGGTGCCTGCGCTAAGCGGGATGCGGTCATCGACGTGGCTCGTGTGCACGGTCGACGACTGAAGTCCGCGGATAAAGATCTGCTGGGGTTGGCTGGCGAAAACCGTCTGGTCGCCCGACATGATCAGGTACTGCTCGAAGTAGTAACCCTGCACGCCCGCGTAGGCACGCTCCAGCGTGAAGGGAAGGCTCATGGAGCCGTCGACCAGGATGCCGAAGCCGTTGGGGTCGTCGTCGGGTGTCACCCGGACGCTCAGCAGTTGCACGATGTGATTGTGGCCCATTTACTCCTCGTTCTCTGAAGGTTTGTGAGGATGATAACCACTGGACCATGTCAATCCCTTTTCGAGTCGGTCCGCCACCTAAGTTCTTACCTGTCCGGTACCCCACACAACGTATCCGGAGGAGGTTAATTCCCTTAGGCCGAGAGGCCCCCGGGCGTGCAGCTTCTGCGTGGAGATGCCGATCTCGGCTCCATAGCCGAACTGGCCTCCATCGCTGAAGCGGGTGGATGCGTTAACGAACACGGTTCCCGAATCCACCCTTTTGGTAAACATCTGCGCGGCGGCGACGTCCTCGGTCACGATCGCCTCGGCATTCGAGGTCCCCCAGCGGTTCACGTGGTCGATGGCCTCGTCGATGCCGGCGACCACCTTCACCGC
It contains:
- a CDS encoding polysaccharide biosynthesis tyrosine autokinase, producing the protein MELRDYLRILWGRRWLIALCLALAAGTALGFSARITPTYAATAKVFVGPRTVEKNDAAAVLQELTASQQYVTSYAEILKSRPLAELVVQKTGSPLTASELSEKTETKILPDTRLIEVTVTDTNASRAETYVNELVDSFVADEGNLFGGGGAITASVFERALKPADPVSPKPLQNGVIGGLLGLMLGVGIAFVLEQLDTTLRNKEDVEKILAPIPVIASIPLSPTTKERSLFMESDTNSPQAEAIRILRTNIQFFSVDRPVNRVLVTSPFAGDGKTTVASNLAVGMAAVGSSVLLIETDLRKPVLNKMFGGPQSPGLSDVLSGQSSLSDAIRRTRIPNLSIIVAGPTPPNPSELLGSERMADLINTVSDMVDIVILDTPPALPVTDAAVLAPHTDGVILVVRAGQTHAHKALDVTKNFERHDVRVLGVAINGVEREMDGGYYYRYTYGREDEKGGNRRRGREAMGEFDDLKAPPVRPAHRPAAPKPAAPPAARRPNGSPGPAFRPDRARPGVKPPSRRTPAGRTADEARNAAFRAKLRSSLGEPDEDEYR
- the rsfS gene encoding ribosome silencing factor, with translation MRIHKESRSKALIAAEAASAKKAGDILILEVEPLIGITDYFVICSGNTERQVKTIADEVMRQMLENGVKTYRREGEKDNRWVLLDYLDIVVHIFHAEEREFYGIERLWRDANTVPFEDRQPA
- the nadD gene encoding nicotinate-nucleotide adenylyltransferase, with translation MTGTEAPRRIGIMGGTFDPIHNGHLVCAEEARMQFRLDEVVFVPAGAPWQKRDVSAAEDRYLLTMLATASNCHFSVSRIDIDRGGPTYTVDTLRAFRAFYGEQAELFFITGTDAVAEILTWKDPEAVLDEAHFIAANRPSYSLSDQHRELFRDRVSVMEIPALAISSTDIRKRVAEGRTIRYLLPREVREFIDERGLYRTDG
- a CDS encoding PH domain-containing protein, which translates into the protein MKNPRLRGTSRYLAPGERILRTTRRHPVLLMKPILIWMGTLVVTGLISFVLTEGNPIPVIDQIVLLLSLAMTGYLVYKAMVWWKSYYVVTDERVLLLEGLISVNVSAVRLARVAETSFNRSIFGRIFGYGDLKLDAAGEQLSLATLTYLPRAEEVYRLITRLLLGEDDPEPEPYDPGEETTGPLPPVVP
- a CDS encoding DUF192 domain-containing protein, whose amino-acid sequence is MKPRNPPRLAVFLLLAAVAVMPACNRSWETGRNSGDLPKGTLEIAGEERLVLEVDLALTGSAQARGLMEVEQIPDDYGMVFLWSDSAKHSFYMKNTLIPLDIAWWDAEGDIVDIQTMQPCTEDPCKTYVPAGTHVGAVEVNAGLLAEAGVEVGDKVTLTRAT
- the zwf gene encoding glucose-6-phosphate dehydrogenase, which gives rise to MGLERPDPQVIVIFGASGDLTKRKAIPALYNLYRENLLPANFAVVGFARTPMTKDEFRTNMREAVSKHSRSGIAERYWGPFKEHLDYFSGSYGDPERWVDFRKYLEEVDAQYGTQGGRLYYCATPPSAFPEIAHCIGEMDMADRARIVVEKPFGYDQQTAEDLNSVLHGVFKERQVFRIDHYLGKETVQNILVFRFSNGMFEPIWNRSYVESVQIDVSEAVGVEGRGSFYEGAGAIRDIVQNHMLQLLATLAMEPPALFDAESIRNEKVKLLRSVRPIDPAETVKGQYTSGVVDGRAVPGYKEEEGVAPDSMTETFAAMKVSIDNWRWAGVPVYLRTGKRMPRRATTITVFFHGAPHLLFEASGLDRPERNHLTIRVQPDEGITLTFGAKVPGPDMKVAPVDMDFDYDESFMSAPAEAYERLILDAMIGDATLFTRADEIERSWQIVEKILPKSPTEPYPAGTWGPAASDELVAPDVWHLRH